From the Chaetodon auriga isolate fChaAug3 chromosome 17, fChaAug3.hap1, whole genome shotgun sequence genome, the window AGTGTTAATTAGCTCACATCCTCAGTTAATTAGTACCTTTTGATATTATTAGTACCTTCCACTCACTGCAGCATGTATTCATCATGAAGCACCTCTGCAAAGGATATAATTTATATAAAACCATGTTGTTCTTTCATCGAGTTTGTCTTTTAACTCATACTCACCATTTTGTTGCCAGGGTGACACAGTGTAAGTACAAGAGGATTGGCTGCCCTTGGCAGGGTCCGTTCCACGAGCTGCCAGCACATGAGAGTGAGTGCTCCCATCCCACTAAGACTGGCACAGAGCTGATGGGAATACTGGGAGAGATGGACCAGAACCACCGCAGAGACATGCAGCTCTATAACAGCATCTTCAGCCTGCTCTGCTACGAAAAGATCGGCTTTACAGGTACGTATATGTCCCCTCCTCATACGAGAAAAACTGGTTACTTAACATCAGGTGTGATATATATATTGCCTTTGCTTCTTTACCTGTTACCACTCGTTCCTTCCCTGTTTCAAATCTTGTCTTCTGCTTATGTGTCCATCCAGAGGTGCAGTTCAGGCCGTACCGCACTGATGACTTCATCACTCGCCTGTACTATGAAACACCGCGCTTCACTGTTCTCAACCAGACGTGGGTGCTGAAGGCCCGTGTTAACGACTCTGAGCGCAACCCCAACCTGTCCTGCAAGCGCACCCTCTCCTTCCAGCTCATCCTCAAAAGCAAGGTGCACGCACTGCTCGGTCTGCtcgtatttatttttaaaaggtTTTAGCGTGTGCTTGATCAGAGGGCTGATGATGCCTCGCTCTTCACCAGGTCTGGTTTTAACAGAGAAGTTAGGGACGGCTAAATGTTAGGAAACCAACCCGATAGTTAAAATGTGAGCACTGATGCTTAGCTAACAGAACTGAATCAGTAATCTATAAGGTGTTAATTGTACAGGATAAAACACCCTCTGTGGGGATCTGATCCACTGAATCTTTatcagcacagacactgacCTTACTGAGCGAGTCCATCTACATCCATATTAAATGCAGCTTCTCCAtcaatgtcattttaaaattcacTCTTTCCGCTCTGAacactgtctttgtgtgtgtgcaggtgaacTCTGCCCTCGagtgctccttcctgctgctgaaggGGCCGTACGACGACGTGCGGATCAAGCCCGTCATCCACCACCACTCCTTCAGCAACGACGCCAACGAGACCGACTACGTCCCTCTGCCCATCTCCGATTCGGTGGAGTGCAACAAACTGCTGGCCGCCAAAAACATCAACCTACGCCTGTTCATCTTCCAAGTCCAAAAATAAAGagtgagggaagaggaggaggaggaggaggagaaggaggaggatggaaaggacgaggaagaagaagaggggtgATGGAGGGCGAGGGGCAGGGAGAGAGTAGCGATGAAGATTAAAGAGAGACACCACTGAACCACTGATACCTCTgaacaccgacacacacaccaacacatatattcacatattcacacagggtattcacacccacacacacacatatatatatatatatatacagtatacacacacacacacacacacgcacacaccactAATTACACTTACCTCCTTTTACAAGATAGTGAGACCCCTTGCTCGGGGAGCTGTGAGTTTGCTATGGAGATGGGTGGGCATTGTTATGGGATGGAGGGGTGGGGTGAAAAACCTGCGAAGGCACAGGTGGGGGTGTCGGGGGTAAGGGGTGAGGGAGGGTAGGGGCCTATGGGATGGTTGGTGTGTACCTGTGGAGGCTCTCTGAGGTCGGTCTGACCTTTCACCCCTGACAGCCAAAGGTAGCACATACACACCAACCAAAGTAGGATTTGCTGGGTGCATTTgtgattgcatgtgtgtgtgtgtgtgtgtgtgtatatgtgtgtgtgcgtgtgtgtgagcgagacaGAGAGTTAAGCGACGGACCCTGGAGTGTGGCCCAAACTCTGCTTTTATGTCGAAATGTCCCAAAGACGTGATAATGTGAAAACAGAGTGACTGACTCTACTGAGCTGATCTTTGGACATGTGaatggacgtgtgtgtgtgtgtgtgtgtgtgtgtgtgtttgtctttttcctccacacacTTTATGCCTGAGTCTAGATAatgatttctttctgtttcGGCTAAAGTGGACATTTTGCGTCTCAGACTTTGCCTGAACAGATGAAAGATGGCATCCTTCCCCTCCCAGTGACCCCCCTTTTACCTTTCAACAAGAGGAGAGATGGCCTGGCTGCATGCATATTTTAGTTCTTTGACTTATTCCTCCTGCTGTGGTTATATTTAACCTTCGACACTAATAccatttttatttctcctaACCCTAAATATTTAAGTACCTGTGAACTTTTATCCTTTTAGTTGGGTTTTAACGTGTGactggctgtatgtgtgtgaatgtgtgtgtgttagcaaaTCATAACTGTGAGATTCTTGTGAACATGCCCCTGTGTGAAGAATGCTACAATCCTCGAGGGCATGACTAGCAAGGCTGGATTACCAACAGACCTTCAGGGACCCCAAAAGCCccagcttcactgtgtgtcGCTCGCTTTTTGCTAATTTGAATATTTGGAGATTTACTTTGGAATTTGCACCCATTAAGTAAATTAACACCTGATCCTGCATAACTACACAATCTAGGTCCAACAcctttattattttatttatatcatGCCCAAACGGactgtttttcccctttttttgtgaatatatcagaaaaaaatcaccagcTTTGATCCAATGTTatgaatgaagtcattttttggTAGTTTTATTTCATCAAATTAGCACAACCTGAATGACATACAGAAAACCTGGGCCAGCTAGTGTTCCAGTAAGAGTACTGGTTGGATTTTGGGTCTCTGTGCAAAATATTACGAAGCTGCCACCCACAGTGTAGTGTGAGCTGTGTACACTGTACCTGATGAATGAACTTGGAGGCAACAGGGGCCCAGCAGCTGGGGCCCGCAAGGACAAGTCAACACCAGGAAGGGGGACGCAACCCAAACTGTGAGCACAGAGTCTGAGGGCGATGTGGACTTCATCAACGGCCCTCTGGAGAAGACTTTCCCAGAAGATCAGACTTTGTGTGGTGATGGacggagtgtgtgtctgtgtgtgtgtggcaggggCGGGGACGGGGGGTTTACCTTACCACGGTGACATATTAGTGTTAGACTTACTTGAACGAGAAGATGTTACTTAAGTAGATTCTACTGTAAAGCAGATAgatctctctcctcctgacctctacttcctgtatttctgtgttttaatgcttCGTCTCTATGCCAGTGGACTCACTCATCTCACTATGGCTGTACATGTGCCTTTTATTAAAGATCATGGAACCTACActgctctgagtgtgtgtgagtgtgtgtgcgtgagagagagagtaaaaagGAGGCAAACAGCTGGCTTCGTCAAACCGTTGGTCTGTATAAATTTTACTTTCAGTGCCGCAGTtatgaaatctaaatttaatTTCAAAGCCCAGTGTGGATGATGGATATGTTTCATTGAATTTGATGCAGAGAATATGAATCATTTTCAGTACAAAATGAATTATCCAGCATCTGAACAATAACACACAATGACTTACTGGTTATTGCTTGCAGGGAAAGTGGAAGTAGGTATATTGCAGTGGTGTAAAATGTCGGGTGCTGAAGACTTGAGAGGGAGAGCATTTTAAGTCTTGTAATGGTTCTCTACACCTCTAAAGATCAATGCAGTTGAGCTGTGTTTAGTTGCATATTGAATTGCATATCTGAGCAGACGTTCcgacatgtcacagcaggaaacacaggtgtaaataatcagaacagtgatggctgaattccactTAGCTGCTCCAGCTTCAGCGCCCCAGTCTCCTGCATGTGggctcactgtcactgcttAGTGTGACACCTGAGtggaacagagccattgttaatgtcatcagtaacacctgtgctgttcctcctctgacaagtcaaaatgtctgctgtgagaaaggTCTATTGGCTCTGCGTCATTTTCCCATGAATTGAAAGTGATACTAAACCAAACGTGGGCGTTCTGGGAAGTTTTTTGGACATAGCCATCAGAGCAAATGTGGTCAACATTTTGCAGACTTAATTGTTAGTCATTtgactgtgaaaatactctgcagattaatcagtgATGGAAACAATTGTTAGTTCCAGGCCTGTCTAGAAAgaacactgcagctgtgcagcacatGCTGAGGTGAGGACAGTGCACTGAGAGTGTTTGAGCAGCAGGGGGAGCTAAAGCCTCAGAGAGAATCCCTCAGTGGTTTGAGGGGATATGATATCTGACAATGGTCCCTGCTATTTATATAGCTTGCAACTATTTCCCACAttgacttgtttttcaaaaGTGTGAAAATCTGAACA encodes:
- the zftraf1 gene encoding zinc finger TRAF-type-containing protein 1; translation: MSSLEERDVGVAAAPGSSSAGLGVGAVGAAVEAVAGVAAMQEEVGIRREGPEPDPDEPPKKRVKVPEGESGKLEERLYSVLCCTVCLDLPKASVYQCTNGHLMCAGCFIHLLADSRLKEEQATCPNCRCEISKNLCCRNLAVEKAVSELPTECTFCLKQFPRSSLERHQKEECQDRVTQCKYKRIGCPWQGPFHELPAHESECSHPTKTGTELMGILGEMDQNHRRDMQLYNSIFSLLCYEKIGFTEVQFRPYRTDDFITRLYYETPRFTVLNQTWVLKARVNDSERNPNLSCKRTLSFQLILKSKVNSALECSFLLLKGPYDDVRIKPVIHHHSFSNDANETDYVPLPISDSVECNKLLAAKNINLRLFIFQVQK